AAACAAAATTATCATCCTAAAAACACTCCGAAAACTTGCCAAAGAGCAGAATAAATTAATTTTACTTTCTTCCCATGATTGGCGTTTGGCAAAAGAATTTGCAGACAAAATTTGGTATGTTAAAAATCAGGAATTATTTTCAGGGATTGTAGAAGATGTGTTACTAAAGCATGATGAGTTGACCAATGCATTTTTATTTCAGGTGAATGAAAATTTTGTAGCACCTTCTATTATTTCGCCCGAAATTCAAAAAGAAATGTTGTACTCATTGTTGCAAAAAAACTTTCAAAAAGACCTTTCTTTATTTCAATTTGAATATAACAATACATTTTGGGAGATTTTTTATAAAAATGAAATCTTCAAATGCGAATCTTTTGAAGAAATCGTAAATTTAGTCTCAAAGCTTCATTAATTCATTCTTTTACTTATTTATTCTACATACTATGCATGCATAGTATTATGCTTGTCATACATTTTAAAGATCTTTAAATCAATCTGTTAATAAATTTTAATAGTATTTAATGCTATGCATGCATAATATTTGCTACATTTGATAAAACCGATAAGCAAAAAATATGATGGATAATAATAAAGAGAAAACAGAAAACGTAGACCTCATTCTAAAGCAGACTTGGCTGGCTGTTTCAAAAATGTATACTGAACTTGCCCAAGAACATGATTCTACAGCAGTACAAGCCCTAACTTTATTGAAAATTGACCCTAAAGAAGGCACAAGAAGTACCAATTTAGGTCCTAAAATGGCAATTGAGCCTACATCTCTTACAAGGATTATTAAACTCCTTGAAGACAACGGATATATCTATAAAGAAAAGACAACCACAGATAAAAGAGAAGTTATCATCAAGCTTACCGATAAAGGATTAAGCTCAAGAAACATGTCGAAAGAAGTGGTAGTAAATTTCAACAAAAAAGTGATGGAGAAAATAGCTCCTGAAAAGTTGGAAACCTTCAAGGAAGTAATGAGTGAAATCATGAAAATCGCTGCCGACTTAAATCATAGAAAATAAAAATCACATCTCTTGAAGCGTGGTAAAATTTGAAAAATTTTAAAGAAGTGATTTAAATAAACTTCAATAAAATTTTTTGAAAATATAATTTTAATAAATAACTAAAATAAATATTAATGAAAAGAAGAATCAAACACGTTACGGTATTAGGTTCAGGAATTATGGGAAGTGGTATTGCTGCGCATTTTGCCAATATTGGTGTGCAGGTTTCACTGCTCGATATTGTTCCGTTTGAATTGAATGAAGCCGAACAGAAAAAAGGTTTGACCAAAGATGACAAAGCCGTTCGTAACAGAATAGCTTCAGAAAACTTTGAAAAACTGAAAAAATCGAGCCCTGCACTACTCTATTCTCCGAAATTTGCGGAGCGTATTAAAGTTGGAAATTTTGATGATGATTTAGCGAAAATAAAAAACACAGACTGGATTATTGAAGTGGTTGTCGAAAGACTTGACATCAAAAAATCGGTTTACGAAAAAATCGAACAGTTCAGAAAACCTGGAACTTTAGTTTCTTCAAATACTTCAGGAATTCCAATTAATATGTTGGTGGAAGGAAGAAGCGACGATTTTAAACATTATTTTGCAGGAACGCATTTCTTCAATCCTGTAAGATATCTTCCTCTTTTAGAGATTATTCCAACAAAAGATACGGCACCGGAAATCATTGATTTCTATATGAATTACGGAGCAAAATTCTTAGGTAAAACAACAGTTCTAGCAAAAGATACTCCAGCATTTATAGCTAACAGAGTTGGAGTTTTCTCCATGATGGATTTGCTTCACAATGTCCAAAAATTAGGTTTAACGGTCTCTGATGTAGATAAATTGACAGGTCCTGTAATCGGTCGTCCAAAATCTGCGACATTCAGAACAGCCGATGTTGTTGGTTTAGATACCTTGGTAATGGTTGCCAATGGCGTTCGTAATAGCGGTGTTGAAACAAATAATTTCAATGATGTTTTTGCGCTTCCAAATTACATCCAGAAAATGGTTGATAATAAATGGCTAGGTTCAAAAACTGAGCAAGGTTTCTATAAAAAAGTGAAAGGTACAGATGGTAAATCTGAAATTCACGGTTTAAATCTCGACACTTTAGAATACGAACTTCAAGGAAAATCTTCTTTCCCGACTTTAGAATTAACTAAAAATATCGACAAACCAATTGATAGATTTAAAGTCTTAATTGGTGGAAAAGATAAAGCGGGAGAATTGTACAGAAAATCTTTAGGTGCGTTATTCGCGTATGTTTCGCATAAAGTTCCTGAAATTTCTGATGAAGTTTACAAAATCGACGATGCCATGAGAGCTGGTTTCGGTTGGGAAAACGGACCGTTTGAAATCTGGGATGCTGTTGGAGTTCAAAAAGGAATTGAATTAGCTACAGAAGCTGGTTATGAAGTTTCAGATTGGGTGAAAAACATAGAAAACTTCTATAAAGTTAATGACGAAGGACAAAGTATTTACGTTGATAAAAACTCTGGTGAATACAATAAAATTCCGGGTCAGGATGCTTTCATTATTTTAGATAATATCAGAAAAAATAAAACGCTTTGGAGTAATTCGGGAGCTGCAATCGAAGATTTAGGCGACGGAATTATCAACTTCGAAATCCGTTCTAAAATGAATTCT
The sequence above is a segment of the Chryseobacterium turcicum genome. Coding sequences within it:
- a CDS encoding 3-hydroxyacyl-CoA dehydrogenase/enoyl-CoA hydratase family protein; the encoded protein is MKRRIKHVTVLGSGIMGSGIAAHFANIGVQVSLLDIVPFELNEAEQKKGLTKDDKAVRNRIASENFEKLKKSSPALLYSPKFAERIKVGNFDDDLAKIKNTDWIIEVVVERLDIKKSVYEKIEQFRKPGTLVSSNTSGIPINMLVEGRSDDFKHYFAGTHFFNPVRYLPLLEIIPTKDTAPEIIDFYMNYGAKFLGKTTVLAKDTPAFIANRVGVFSMMDLLHNVQKLGLTVSDVDKLTGPVIGRPKSATFRTADVVGLDTLVMVANGVRNSGVETNNFNDVFALPNYIQKMVDNKWLGSKTEQGFYKKVKGTDGKSEIHGLNLDTLEYELQGKSSFPTLELTKNIDKPIDRFKVLIGGKDKAGELYRKSLGALFAYVSHKVPEISDEVYKIDDAMRAGFGWENGPFEIWDAVGVQKGIELATEAGYEVSDWVKNIENFYKVNDEGQSIYVDKNSGEYNKIPGQDAFIILDNIRKNKTLWSNSGAAIEDLGDGIINFEIRSKMNSLGGEVLDGLNRAIDLAEKEYDGLVIGNQGTNFSVGANLAMILMMAIEQDWDDLNMAIAYFQKSMMRVRYSSIPVVVAPHGMTLGGGCEMTMHADRVVAAAETYIGLVETGVGVIPGGGGTKEFALRTSREFHSDDVKNNRLREAFMNIAMGKVATSAYEAYDMGILEKGKDIVVVDKKRQIAEAKKVTKLLAEQGYTQPIEQTVKVLGKDALGMFYVGTDQMLTGNFISAHDKKIADKLANVLVGGNLSEPTIVTEQYLLNLERETFLQLCGERKTLERIQFMLQKGKPLRN
- a CDS encoding MarR family winged helix-turn-helix transcriptional regulator; this translates as MDNNKEKTENVDLILKQTWLAVSKMYTELAQEHDSTAVQALTLLKIDPKEGTRSTNLGPKMAIEPTSLTRIIKLLEDNGYIYKEKTTTDKREVIIKLTDKGLSSRNMSKEVVVNFNKKVMEKIAPEKLETFKEVMSEIMKIAADLNHRK